From a single Lolium rigidum isolate FL_2022 chromosome 7, APGP_CSIRO_Lrig_0.1, whole genome shotgun sequence genomic region:
- the LOC124676740 gene encoding prohibitin-3, mitochondrial-like, protein MAGGSPAAVTFLTNIAKAAAGLGASASLLSASLFTVDGGERAVIFDRFRGVLPDTVGEGTHFILPWLQKPYIFDIRTRPHNFSSTSGTKDLQMVSLTLRLLSRPDVVNLPTIFTSLGLEYDDKVLPSIGNEVLKAVVAQFNADQLLTDRPHVSALVRDSLIKRAREFNIILDDVAITHLSYGIEFSMAVEKKQVAQQEAERSKFLVAKAEQERRAAIVRAEGESESARLISEATAIAGTGLIELRRIEAAKEIAAELARSPNVAYIPSSDNGKMLLGLNATR, encoded by the coding sequence ATGGCCGGCGGCAGTCCCGCGGCGGTCACGTTCCTGACCAACATCGCcaaggcggcggcggggctgggcgcctccgcctccctcctctcGGCGTCGCTCTTCAccgtcgacggcggcgagcgcGCCGTCATCTTCGACCGCTTCCGCGGCGTGCTCCCGGACACCGTCGGCGAGGGCACCCACTTCATCCTGCCCTGGCTGCAGAAGCCCTACATCTTCGACATCCGCACGCGCCCGCACAacttctcctccacctccggcaccAAGGACCTGCAGATGGTGAGCCTCACCCTCCGCCTCCTCTCCCGCCCCGACGTCGTCAACCTGCCCACCATCTTCACCTCGCTCGGCCTCGAGTACGACGACAAGGTGCTCCCCTCCATCGGCAACGAGGTGCTCAAGGCCGTCGTCGCGCAGTTCAACGCCGACCAGCTCCTCACCGACCGCCCCCACGTCTCGGCGCTCGTCCGCGACTCGCTCATCAAGCGCGCACGCGAGTTCAACATCATCCTCGACGACGTCGCCATCACCCACCTCTCCTACGGCATCGAGTTCTCCATGGCCGTCGAGAAGAAGCAGGTCGCGCAGCAGGAGGCCGAGCGCTCCAAGTTCCTCGTCGCCAAGGCCGAGCAGGAGAGGCGCGCGGCCATCGTCCGCGCAGAGGGAGAAAGCGAGTCTGCGCGCCTCATTTCTGAGGCCACTGCCATCGCTGGGACTGGCCTCATCGAGCTCAGGAGGATCGAGGCTGCCAAGGAGATCGCCGCGGAGCTGGCGCGCTCACCCAACGTTGCCTACATCCCCTCCAGTGACAATGGCAAGATGCTGCTCGGCCTCAATGCCACCCGGTGA